A region from the Vicia villosa cultivar HV-30 ecotype Madison, WI linkage group LG3, Vvil1.0, whole genome shotgun sequence genome encodes:
- the LOC131656346 gene encoding agamous-like MADS-box protein AGL80 — MTRKKVKLAFIENDTSRKTTYNKRKKSLLKKVDELTTLCGIDACAIIYSPYDPQPEIWPSPWGVQKVLSKFRAMPELEQSKKMVNQESFLKQSILKAKEQVKKQQKDNKEKQTTMLMFQCLNAGMIVQNNMSAGDLNELAWMIDQNLKEIGKRIEPGENQINIHQNQSGSQIMTAQSHALLQMAPPLPPQPPPNTFNNDEIAVMGHGQVGMAMNNNDIIQRKLFLDMMMNGGGNEKIPFGYDANIQSGFWPNRLS; from the coding sequence ATGACTAGAAAAAAGGTGAAGCTTGCTTTCATTGAGAATGATACCTCAAGGAAAACAACATATAATAAAAGGAAGAAGAGTTTATTAAAGAAGGTTGATGAGCTAACAACTCTTTGCGGAATCGACGCGTGTGCTATAATTTATAGCCCATATGATCCTCAACCTGAGATTTGGCCATCGCCGTGGGGAGTTCAAAAGGTGCTTTCAAAATTCAGGGCAATGCCTGAATTAGAACAAAGCAAAAAGATGGTCAATCAGGAGAGTTTTCTGAAACAAAGTATTTTGAAGGCTAAAGAGCAAGTTAAGAAGCAACAAAAAGacaataaagagaaacaaacaacCATGCTAATGTTTCAATGTCTTAATGCTGGGATGATTGTGCAGAACAATATGTCGGCGGGTGATCTGAATGAGCTTGCTTGGATGATTGATCAAAATCTGAAGGAGATTGGTAAAAGGATAGAACCAGGTGAGAACCAAATCAATATTCATCAAAATCAAAGTGGAAGTCAAATTATGACGGCTCAAAGCCATGCCCTACTCCAAATGGCACCGCCGTTACCACCGCAGCCGCcaccaaacacatttaataatGATGAAATTGCAGTGATGGGTCATGGTCAAGTTGGGATGGCTATGAACAATAATGACATCATTCAAAGGAAGTTGTTTCTGGACATGATGATGAATGGTGGTGGAAATGAAAAAATTCCATTTGGTTATGATGCCAATATTCAGAGTGGGTTTTGGCCTAATCGATTATCTTGA